The DNA segment GACGATGCCGCTGGCCGAGCCGACCGACGACCTCGTCGACGATCTCGCCAGCGATCTCGCCGACGGCGCGAGCGTCCTCCCCAGCGCGCCCTCGGCACCGGATGCTCCCCCGTCGTCACCCGCCTCCCCCGGCGCCGCGCCCACGGCGTAGCGTCGCCGCGGCGCCGGGCGAGTGACCCGGCCCGGGAGGAGACCACCATGACGCGCTACCAGGTCGACAGCGAGGCCGTCATCGCCGCCACCGCCGCCACCCGCGGCTCGATCGGGCGCCTGCAGTCGGAGGCCGCGGTGCTCCAGGGCACTCTGTCGGGCTTGCAGAGCACCTGGAGCGGCTCGGCCGCGAGCGCCTTCCAGAGCCTCGTCGCCGAGTGGACGGCCGCCTACCAGCGCGTCGAGCAGACCCTCACCGCCATGAACGAGGCGCTCGCGCACGCCGGCCAGGGCTACGCGGAGGTCGAGGCGCAGGCCGCGCGCATGTTCCTCCGTTGAGGCCCGCCTAGGCTACTCGGGTGAGCACTGAGCCTTTCGCCTTCGACCCCGCGATCGTCGCCGGGGTGCTGCACCACATGAACGACGACCACGCGGACGACAATCTGCTGTTCGCTCGAGCGTTCGGCGACCCGGCCGCGTCGACCGCGCGGATGGTCGGGGTCGACGGTGTCGGCGGTGACTGGCTGTTCGCGGTCGGCGACGGCCCCGAGCAGGCGTTGCGCCTGGTGTGGCGCGAGCCCATCAGCGAGCGTCCGCAGATCCGGCAGGAGATCGTCGCGCTGTACGACCGGGCCTGCGCCGCGCTGGGCGTCGAGCCGCGGCCCCACGACTGAACCCAGCTGGCCGGAGCACAGCCATTCCTTGGCTGTTCGTGACCTCTCGGCCTGGTGCGGTGGCGCGCCGGTCGGTAAGGTTAGCCTTACCTATTCCCCAGGAGACCGCATGACCGCCACCACCGACGCCCTCGCCCCGACCGCCGAGGTCATCCCCTTCTCGCGCCTCGTCCGCGAGCGCAGCAGCGGCAGCCACCGCGACAGCGAGGGCGCGGGATTCATGCACGGCCTGCTCAAGGGCGAGGCGACCCGCGACGACTACATCGCCCTGGTATCGCAGCACTGGGCGATCTACGAGGCGCTGGAGGGCGTGGAGCCCGCGATGCGCGAGGTCGCGCTCGTCGCTCCCTTCCTCTCCCCCGCGCTCACCCGTCTGCCCGCGCTCGAAGCCGACCTGGCCTTCCTGATCGGCGACGACTGGCGCGAGCAGTTGCAGCTGGTGCCGGCGACGATCGCCTACGCGGCTCGCATCCGCGAGGTCGCCGCCACCTGGCCCGCCGGCTACATCGCCCACCACTACACGCGCTACCTGGGCGACCTCTCGGGCGGCCTGCACATCGGCCGCGTCATCGGGCGGCAGTTCGGCTTCGAGACCAACGGCATCGGCTTCTACCTGTTCGACGACATCGCCGACCCCGCCGCCTTCAAGGATGCGTACCGCAGCCAGCTGGACGCCGCACCCTGGGCTCCCGGCGAGCAGGAGCGCGTCGTCGACGAGGTGCTGCGTGCCTACGACTTCAACACGCGCATCTTCGAGCAGCTGAGCGCCCGCACCGCGGCCGCCTAGCGCGCACTGCCGCGCGGGCGAGGCCCGGATCCCCCCGACGACGACGAAGGGCGGCTCCCCCGGAGGGGAGCCGCCCTGACGTTTCGGCGGGTGGCCTGGACTAGAAGTCCATGCCGCCGCTCGGGTCGCCCATCGGCGCCGAAGCCTTCTCGGGCTTGTCGGCGACGACGGCCTCGGTGGTGAGGAAGAGGCCGGCGATCGAGGCAGCGTTGAGCAGCGCCGAGCGGGTCACCTTCACCGGGTCGGCGATGCCAGCGCCGAGCATGTCGACGTACTCGCCGGTGGCCGCGTTGAGACCGAAGCCGACCTCGAGGTGGCGCACCTTGTCGGCGA comes from the Microcella frigidaquae genome and includes:
- a CDS encoding WXG100 family type VII secretion target, whose product is MTRYQVDSEAVIAATAATRGSIGRLQSEAAVLQGTLSGLQSTWSGSAASAFQSLVAEWTAAYQRVEQTLTAMNEALAHAGQGYAEVEAQAARMFLR
- a CDS encoding DUF2470 domain-containing protein, whose protein sequence is MSTEPFAFDPAIVAGVLHHMNDDHADDNLLFARAFGDPAASTARMVGVDGVGGDWLFAVGDGPEQALRLVWREPISERPQIRQEIVALYDRACAALGVEPRPHD
- a CDS encoding heme oxygenase (biliverdin-producing), translating into MTATTDALAPTAEVIPFSRLVRERSSGSHRDSEGAGFMHGLLKGEATRDDYIALVSQHWAIYEALEGVEPAMREVALVAPFLSPALTRLPALEADLAFLIGDDWREQLQLVPATIAYAARIREVAATWPAGYIAHHYTRYLGDLSGGLHIGRVIGRQFGFETNGIGFYLFDDIADPAAFKDAYRSQLDAAPWAPGEQERVVDEVLRAYDFNTRIFEQLSARTAAA